A stretch of the Nicotiana tabacum cultivar K326 chromosome 6, ASM71507v2, whole genome shotgun sequence genome encodes the following:
- the LOC107808010 gene encoding dehydration-responsive element-binding protein 1D-like codes for MDIFRSYYSDPLAEYSSISDSSSSSCNRANHSDEEVMLASNNPKKRAGRKKFRETRHPVYRGVRKRNSDKWVCELREPNKKSRIWLGTFPSAEMAARAHDVAAIALRGRSACLNFADSAWKLPIPASTDAKDIQKAAAEAAEAFRSSEAENMPEYSGEDTKEVNSTPENMFYMDEEALFFMPGLLVNMAEGLMLPPPQCSQIGDHMEADVDMPLWSYSI; via the coding sequence ATGGATATCTTTAGAAGCTATTATTCGGACCCACTTGCTGAATATTCATCAATTTCTGACAGTAGTAGCAGCTCCTGTAATAGAGCTAACCATTCTGATGAGGAAGTGATGTTAGCTTCGAATAACCCCAAGAAGCGAGCAGGGAGAAAGAAGTTTAGAGAAACTCGACACCCAGTATACAGGGGAGTGAGGAAGAGGAATTCAGACAAGTGGGTTTGTGAACTCAGAGAACCAAACAAGAAATCAAGAATATGGCTGGGCACTTTCCCTTCTGCAGAAATGGCGGCTAGAGCTCATGACGTGGCGGCTATTGCATTAAGGGGCCGTTCTGCTTGCTTGAACTTTGCTGACTCTGCTTGGAAGTTGCCTATTCCAGCTTCAACCGACGCCAAGGATATTCAGAAAGCGGCGGCGGAGGCCGCGGAGGCATTCCGGTCATCGGAGGCCGAAAACATGCCGGAATACTCAGGAGAAGATACGAAGGAAGTGAACAGTACTCCTGAAAATATGTTTTATATGGATGAGGAGGCGCTATTCTTCATGCCTGGATTACTAGTGAATATGGCAGAAGGACTAATGTTACCTCCACCTCAGTGTTCACAAATTGGAGATCATATGGAAGCTGATGTTGACATGCCTTTGTGGAGTTATTCTATCTAA